A DNA window from Synchiropus splendidus isolate RoL2022-P1 chromosome 2, RoL_Sspl_1.0, whole genome shotgun sequence contains the following coding sequences:
- the LOC128754785 gene encoding uncharacterized protein LOC128754785 isoform X1: MKTWYLFLLVYLLGSCCEASKHHKNEACKPEEDFKPGSTQAFLQCVGLPSTDTKKEHVRALKDLLEATMDLYTFMRTSLKGVPVLSMKGALEWTPDREFENEDLVKMWLEIKIQPMLKSISKQFLACLSTKNFSCSTYQTVVKQLSHHFLEMDETRQRWIYMFFMIPFLSGHNVKGCVMQNESSEEWLLKNFGYFKAMARFSDFTKINLAFRGLEVLHLLTSSQTAEMLLVSDLKELNDDMQAGILRSLSLREAGPGPRGPRGGGHRRPGPEHNSTSMSKSVYKPPSPEDHVRWVFNDFLSAMRPVGNVVHKFVSLTHKKKESEMTGAVLTQFALDCALAEMANRYKPQVQEKPEFDVLDLEDWYEQVVMPLLRRFLPHHVLPLHENVRLAFEEVFYLDRHMDEQDPEIEDVCSITLNKRPCVLTDTVKNVAQVLHCAARANLELDEQTVMWLINEMLKRLNSVLEELTTSNVLMEEIQEIFTEEDSQSMTEEHLNDPEFIRLWFKVKMMPLLPNISADLLLCLSTKNFTCLTYQTIVGAFSQQSIGSIYGHRIYEHFIFPFLHDYYNTSKCLSNDSAQWLKLNLGFFLEFAKLTELIMLNPHFKPLEVLPLLTPEHLVDLLLLDLQSPAERRINKVFDFLLREPEKFPAVLRLLPKKAEEVGPPCSVYRMIFKRLNEAMAVRPLEDQFIGETIEKLLNSAPEECVTNDIACPITKINGALTCREVDSSHLERHLNTSMGIPCNFTLKEYACAQLQTFSADHLASLMMCELPGPGSKSKTLWKMVLTKVFSVWDPALDKLDQMLPPGRGPPAATELLDLFREMKLAGLTEDQLNSTSVIGGLFSGGIRRLLPFASGGFLDCLSRQNLSCGTFQHIVWVLSDVKSEDPEMVAKKFIIHFLSRPEAGWGCSNGLNSTEWFMKNLGSFSEFVPVDKMLQLNPYFKPLVVIVHLSPRQLASLFLLKHSNIPDKEVLIVAAFHMFSQSSDEAGFDQFLSELVLIVAQANMTCTNYGTLFSGLDRAIERASPPFTDKVQRHKISISLHLPAGCVIYSGTCRVTPANETEICADVNSSVVQQHLDSWNLTGHQCLFSVKEVACAELSMLEAADLAEIMKCHRSTNSSGSRAAWKLLLSKANGVLDMSLEHVGTEMLDPHNQATSVVLDVIQELRIDFFSLAFLNEHEFSQKWLHGKLRPFLPATSPDFLSCMAVTDFNCTTYQDIVATMSVLHVHMLHSTQVAVYSHFIRVFLTKNDSADPGCDFNSNNTGDWIQLNLRFFLIFASFSDLQMFRGNFSGLEVLEHLTTAQLGQMCATPNQIKSAAEVAMVMGAVQDHEMKFFFLSFYSALMKHGVDVPSATRPSWLEAMLERANLAHDSVSDAEVADWIPVMGPFIVGLSHAHANLIFKILRGRGCNVEKLGVETLESKASTMSETTKSEINRLTSQMVAEGNSLRCMEPGQSLYVFLESYFGSFGFPSLTQVMSFMSQGERHQKINSMSPSQLGKFLRRPRVVDSHKELCVLFKIYTLTPWFIEKEPLAEDLYEPTMECVWPLALGSGNGREAEAWKKGLDWRYMRYIRRSMVGPNITHSASCFGFQIFVACLGSSNFTETDFQPEHVYESIKDYLPSSSVPRCYNSSHSELNSTAWFVLYIGKFINLVTEDDFLSFGSEEHLAAFTVNSECLALLNASNVTTEVNEVYTELIYMQDSAFPVDKLPYSSTCHAPGAAFTTLSKGSTEWILGILRQFCVDVDTQIAAALAGNFGSDITAGIISMLGNQCTGLSTGVLRGCRSEEIYGGRHRLGAVPGWNIGQARAAMEKLMASVSFQMNGLSMVDLGTLLIGVTGEMFYNVQGTDIVTASAHSSFVTQLNAAPRMARFIATYKMVSLYSNIEQMMVNIPDDLAQEIPQSFLFNFPADVEGKKNMNKKKWSRDQAVFVLPELGSEASVSAIGNVNTLSSAVLQGFTCTSVRTFKTSQTVKLIKACRRKKANKVKLEETQLTCMYNYIKGDSNVTSYGDYPEDMLLYYDYSLVPRAQCREYFMAISEADFYVFSPQLAYMRSNLMLNAVDCLGVTGSNLTKENVQVFGNMACQISSSYIQNSDPYILEMLKKCNDLTSVQAEAVEALLLSGRTSYGDPSQWKFRTLKSLQNLPMYMSSKFYDSVRKRPRRRFLKYYFKLLRKTVSKEKLQALKKSTRRARSKRAVDSDCRVGEITYVTIKGEDFPGEELDVQQFNACLSSDTVSKSLAEIAAKVVEVEYQQVVLEKLHQAYPAMVPEEEVEVLGFVSRAATVSHVDKWIITKVDTLAALLDPSDGLVAKDMAQAIIIRYLAAGNLLGTDELRAIGGANLCSLNGSVLQNISHDALREADLKDLTTCSLDGKKILFAIAFVSFSTNTRSTVSSSTYNLIRPFLGGATTEYVRTLAQSNLNVDVPTFAGLDPDVLRNLSVSDVVGLLGNHLSDLSLYQNETGVMVWIENQFQDELDKLNLGLAGGKATPTTTQPTPTKKNTAATTKKVTGTNKPATTKATTPAAAATATTASSHGNHIKADASLFFTLLLLLTLTRASS; encoded by the exons CAAGAacttcagctgctccacctaCCAGACTGT AGTGAAGCAGCTCAGCCACCATTTCTTAGAGATGGATGAAACTCGACAGAGGTGGATCTACATGTTCTTCATGATTCCCTTCCTGTCAGGACACAATGTGAAAG GTTGTGTGATGCAAAATGAGAGCAGCGAGGAATGGCTGCTTAAGAACTTTGGCTACTTCAAAGCCATGGCCCGGTTCAGCGACTTCACCAAGATCAACCTGGCTTTCCGTGGT CTGGAGGTCTTACATCTGCTGACGTCCAGCCAGACGGCGGAGATGCTGCTGGTCTCGGACTTGAAGGAATTGAACGATGACATGCAGGCTGGCATCCTCCGCAGTCTGTCACTGAGGGAAGCTGGTCCTGGTCCCAGAGGGCCACGTGGCGGGGGCCACCGTCGGCCCGGCCCGGAACACAACTCCACCTCAATGTCCAAATCTGTGTACAAGCCACCTTCGCCGGAAGATCACGTCAGATGG GTCTTTAACGACTTCCTCTCCGCGATGAGACCAGTTGGAAATGTTGTTCACAAGTTTGTGTCTTTGACCCACAAG aAGAAAGAGTCGGAAATGACGGGCGCGGTTCTGACCCAGTTCGCGCTGGACTGCGCTCTGGCTGAAATGGCCAACAGGTACAAGCCGCAGGTCCAGGAGAAGCCCGAGTTTGACGTGTTGGATTTGGAGGACTGGTACGAGCAGGTGGTGATGCCGTTGCTGCGCCGCTTCCTGCCGCACCACGTGCTTCCCCTGCATGAAAACGTCAGGCTTGCGTTCGAGGAAGTCTT CTACCTGGATCGCCACATGGACGAACAAGACCCGGAAATTGAGGACGTCTGCAGCATCACTCTCAACAAGAGACCCTGTGTG CTGACTGACACGGTGAAAAACGTCGCTCAGGTTCTGCATTGCGCTGCTCGCGCCAACCTCGAACTGGACGAACAGACGGTCATGTGGTTGATAAACGAAATGTTAAAGCGCCTGAACTCGGTGCTGGAGGAGCTGACCACATCA AACGTCCTGATGGAGGAGATTCAGGAGATCTTCACCGAGGAGGATTCTCAGTCCATGACAGAGGAACATCTCAATGACCCCGAGTTCATCAGACTCTGGTTCAAGGTCAAGATGATGCCCCTCCTGCCCAACATTTCTGCAGATCTTCTCTTGTGCCTCAGCACCAAGAACTTCACCTGTCTGACCTACCAAACCAT TGTGGGAGCTTTCAGCCAGCAGAGCATTGGCTCCATATATGGTCACAGGATCTACGAACACTTCATCTTTCCCTTCCTACACGACTACTACAACACTTCCA AGTGTTTGTCCAACGACAGCGCCCAGTGGCTGAAGTTGAATTTAGGTTTCTTCCTGGAATTTGCCAAGCTCACCGAACTTATCATGCTGAACCCACATTTCAAACCG CTGGAGGTTCTGCCACTCTTAACTCCAGAGCACCTGGTGGACCTCTTGCTCTTGGATCTTCAGAGCCCTGCAGAGAGAAGAATCAACAAGGTGTTCGACTTCCTGCTCAGGGAACCGGAGAAATTCCCAGCCGTCTTGCGGTTACTCCCTAAAAAGGCTGAAGAG GTCGGCCCTCCTTGCAGTGTGTACAGGATGAT TTTCAAGCGTTTGAACGAAGCCATGGCAGTGCGGCCTCTGGAGGACCAGTTCATTGGGGAGACTATTGAGAAGCTCCTCAACTCTGCACCAGAGG AGTGTGTGACCAATGACATCGCG TGCCCGATCACAAAGATCAATG GGGCTCTGACCTGCAGAGAGGTTGACAG CTCCCACCTGGAGAGGCACCTCAACACGTCCATGGGAATCCCTTGCAACTTCACTCTGAAGGAATACGCCTGCGCTCAG CTCCAGACCTTCTCAGCCGATCACCTGGCGTCGCTGATGATGTGTGAGCTCCCCGGACCAGGCAGCAAGTCCAAAACTCTGTGGAAGATGGTTTTGACCAAAGTCTTCTCAGTCTGGGACCCAGCTTTGGACAAGCTAGACCAGATG CTCCCGCCTGGGCGCGGCCCTCCAGCAGCCACAGAACTCTTGGACCTGTTCAGAGAGATGAAGCTGGCGGGTCTGACGGAGGATCAGCTGAACAGCACCAGCGTCATCGGAGGGTTGTTTTCTGGTGGGATCAGGAGGCTGTTGCCCTTTGCTTCAGGGGGGTTCTTGGACTGTTTGAGTCGCCAAAACTTGAGCTGCGGGACGTTCCAGCACAT CGTGTGGGTGTTGAGCGATGTCAAGAGTGAGGACCCAGAAATGGTCGCTAAGAAGTTCATCATCCACTTCCTCTCACGTCCAGAAGCAG GTTGGGGTTGTTCCAATGGACTCAACAGCACCGAGTGGTTCATGAAGAATCTTGGTTCCTTTTCCGAGTTTGTGCCTGTGGACAAGATGCTGCAGCTCAATCCATACTTCAAACCA TTGGTGGTTATTGTACACCTGTCTCCACGGCAACTGGCTTCCTTATTCCTGTTGAAGCATTCCAACATTCCTGATAAAGAGGTCCTCATTGTAGCAGCGTTTCATATGTTCAGCCAGTCTTCAGATGAGGCCGGATTTGATCAGTTCCTGTCCGAACTcgttctaatagttgcacag GCCAACATGACCTGTACGAACTACGGAACCCT GTTCTCAGGATTGGACCGGGCCATAGAGAGGGCTTCTCCTCCATTCACTGACAAGGTGCAGCGGCACAAGATAAGCATATCTCTGCACCTGCCGGCAG GCTGTGTCATTTACAGTGGAACG TGCCGCGTGACTCCAGCAAACG AGACGGAGATCTGTGCCGACGTCAACAG CTCCGTGGTGCAGCAGCACCTGGACAGTTGGAACCTGACTGGACACCAATGCCTCTTCAGTGTCAAGGAAGTTGCATGTGCAGAG CTGTCCATGTTGGAGGCGGCCGACCTAGCGGAGATCATGAAGTGTCATCGATCCACTAACTCCAGCGGCTCGAGAGCAGCCTGGAAGCTCCTTCTCTCCAAGGCCAACGGTGTTCTGGACATGTCTCTGGAGCATGTCGGCACCGAG ATGCTGGACCCCCACAATCAGGCCACGTCAGTGGTTTTGGATGTCATTCAGGAGCTCCGAATCGACTTCTTCAGCCTGGCCTTCCTCAACGAGCACGAGTTTTCCCAAAAGTGGCTCCATGGGAAACTCCGCCCCTTCCTCCCAGCGACCTCTCCTGACTTCCTGTCATGTATGGCCGTGACAGATTTCAACTGCACGACGTACCAGGACAT AGTGGCCACCATGAGCGTCCTGCATGTCCACATGCTTCACTCCACACAGGTGGCCGTCTACTCTCACTTCATCAGGGTGTTCCTCACCAAGAACGACTCAGCAG ACCCTGGCTGTGATTTTAACAGCAACAACACCGGCGATTGGATCCAGCTCAACCTCAGATTCTTCCTCATTTTTGCCAGCTTCTCCGACCTGCAGATGTTCCGAGGAAACTTCTCAGGA TTGGAAGTGCTGGAGCACCTGACGACGGCTCAGCTGGGGCAGATGTGTGCCACGCCCAATCAGATCAAGTCTGCTGCAgaggttgccatggtgatgggaGCCGTCCAGGATCATGAGatgaagtttttctttttgtccttcTACTCTGCTTTGATG AAACATGGAGTGGATGTGCCTTCGGCGACGAGGCCCTCCTGGTTGGAGGCCATGttggagagagcaaacctcgCGCACGACTCAGTGAGCGACGCCGAGGTCGCCGATTGGATTCCTGTGATGGGGCCGTTCATCGTCGGCTTGTCACATGCTCATGCCAACTTGATCTTCAAAATACTCAGAGGAAGAGGCTGCAACGTGGAAAAGCTGGG AGTGGAGACTCTTGAATCTAAAGCCTCGACCATGAGTGAAACAACCAAGAGTGAAATCAATCGCCTGACATCCCAGATGGTTGCAG AAGGAAATTCCCTCCGGTGCATGGAGCCAGGACAGAGTCTATACGTGTTCCTGGAGAGCTACTTCGGGAGCTTCGGGTTCCCAAGCTTGACCCAGGTCATGTCCTTCATGTCACAGGGCGAGAGGCATCAG AAGATAAACTCCATGTCGCCCTCACAACTGGGGAAGTTCCTCAGACGTCCTAGAGTGGTGGACAGCCACAAAGAGCTCTGCGTTCTCTTCAAGATCTACACGCTGACCCCCTGGTTCATTGAGAAG GAACCCCTCGCAGAGGACCTGTACGAGCCGACCATGGAGTGCGTCTGGCCGTTGGCTCTCGGCAGCGGCAACGGGCGCGAGGCCGAGGCGTGGAAGAAAGGCCTGGACTGGCGCTATATGAGATACATCAGACGAAGCATGGTCGGGCCCAACATTACGCACTCGGCCTCCTGCTTCGGCTTCCAGATTTT TGTTGCGTGTTTGGGATCCTCCAACTTCACCGAGaccgattttcagcctgagcatGTTTATGAAAGCATCAAGGACTACCTGCCCTCGTCCTCAG TACCGAGGTGTTACAACAGCAGCCACTCAGAGCTGAACTCCACCGCCTGGTTCGTCTTGTACATTGGCAAATTCATCAACCTCGTCACTGAAGACGACTTCCTCTCATTTGGGTCTGAGGAG CATCTGGCAGCGTTCACCGTGAATTCGGAGTGCCTGGCGCTGCTCAACGCCTCCAATGTAACCACCGAGGTGAACGAGGTGTACACGGAGCTGATCTACATGCAGGACTCGGCGTTTCCCGTGGACAA ACTCCCATACTCCTCCACATGTCATGCTCCCGGAGCAGCTTTCACGACGCTGAGTAAAGGAAGCACTGAGTGGATACTGGGCATTTTGCGGCAATTTTGTGTGGACGTGGACACTCAG ATCGCTGCGGCGTTAGCGGGCAACTTTGGTTCCGATATCACAGCGGGCATCATCTCCATGCTCGGCAACCAATGCACCGGGCTGTCGACGGGAGTGCTGAGAGGGTGCCGATCCGAGGAGATCTACGGGGGTCGGCACAGACTGGGCGCCGTGCCTGGCTGGAACATAGGCCAGGCCAGAGCGGCCATGGAGAAACTCATGGCGTCAGTGAGTTTCCAG ATGAACGGGCTCTCGATGGTCGACCTCGGCACGCTGCTCATTGGTGTCACTGGGGAGATGTTCTACAACGTCCAGGGCACGGACATTGTGACGGCTTCTGCGCACTCCAGCTTTGTTACTCAACTGAACGCTGCTCCACGAATGGCCCGGTTTATCGCCACCTACAAG ATGGTGTCGTTGTACTCAAACATCGAGCAGATGATGGTCAACATTCCCGACGACCTGGCCCAAGAGATCCCGCAATCTTTTCTGTTCAACTTTCCTGCCGATGTCgagggaaagaaaaacatgaacaagaaAAAGTGGAGTAGAGATCAG GCTGTGTTTGTCTTACCGGAGCTGGGATCCGAGGCTTCGGTCTCGGCCATAGGAAACGTAAACAC CTTGTCGTCCGCCGTGCTCCAAGGCTTCACCTGCACCAGCGTTCGAACCTTCAAAACATCCCAGACTGTAAAACTCATCAAAGCTTGTCGGAGGAAGAAAGccaacaaagtcaaactggAGGAAACTCAG TTAACCTGCATGTACAACTACATCAAGGGAGACTCCAACGTCACCAGCTATGGAGACTACCCTGAAGATATGCTGCTCTACTACGA TTACTCCCTGGTGCCCAGGGCCCAGTGCAGGGAGTATTTCATGGCCATTTCCGAAGCCGACTTTTACGTCTTTTCGCCCCAACTCGCCTACATGCGGTCCAATCTGATGCTCAACGCCGTCGATTGTCTG ggcGTGACGGGCAGCAATCTGACGAAGGAGAATGTGCAAGTGTTTGGAAACATGGCCTGCCAGATCAGCAGCTCCTACATTCAGAACTCGGATCCTTACATCCTGGAAATGCTGAAAAAGTGCAATGACCTCACCAGCGTGCAGGCAGAGGCTGTCGAGGCCTTGCTGCTGAGCGGGAGGACGTCATACGG TGACCCAAGCCAGTGGAAGTTCCGGACTTTGAAGAGCCTTCAGAATTTGCCTATGTACATGAGTTCCAAGTTCTACGACAGCGTTAGAAAA AGACCTAGAAGGAGGTTCCTGAAATACTACTTCAAACTGCTCCGGAAGACCGTGAGCAAAGAGAAGCTTCAGGCGCTGAAGAAGAGCACGAGAAGAGCGAGGTCAAAGCGAGCTGTGG ACAGCGACTGTAGGGTTGGAGAAATCACCTACGTGACCATCAAGGGCGAGGATTTCCCCGGCGAAGAGCTGGATGTGCAGCAGTTTAATGCCTGTCTCAGCTCTGACACCGTGAGCAAGTCTCTGGCTGAGATCGCTGCGAAGGTGGTGGAAGTTGAATACCAGCAGGTGGTTCTGGAAAAACTGCACCAG GCCTACCCAGCCATGGTTcccgaggaggaggtggaagtcCTGGGCTTCGTGTCCCGCGCAGCCACCGTCAGCCACGTCGACAAGTGGATCATCACGAAGGTCGACACTCTGGCCGCGCTGCTGGACCCGAGCGACGGCCTAGTGGCCAAGGACATG GCGCAGGCCATCATCATCAGGTATCTGGCCGCTGGGAACCTGCTCGGCACGGACGAGCTGCGAGCCATCGGCGGAGCCAACCTTTGCTCACTGAACGGCAGCGTGCTGCAGAACATTTCACATGATGCCCTCAG GGAGGCGGACCTGAAGGACCTCACCACCTGCTCTCTGGATGGGAAGAAGATCCTGTTCGCCATCGCTTTTGTCAGCTTCTCGACAAACACGCGCTCCAccgtctcctcctccacttATAATCTCATAAGGCCGTTCCTGG GTGGCGCAACGACAGAATATGTAAGAACTCTGGCACAGTCCAACCTCAACGTAGACGTCCCCACGTTCGCCGGTCTGGATCCAGACGTCCTGCGG AACTTGAGTGTCTCTGACGTCGTGGGTCTGTTGGGGAACCACCTGTCAGACTTGTCACTGTACCAAAACGAAACAGGAGTGATGGTCTGGATCGAAAATCAATTCCAGGATGAACTGGACAAACTGAACCTGGGACTGGCCGGCGGGAAGGCCACCCCAACCACCACGCAGCCTACACCCACCAAGAAAAACACAGCGGCCACCACCAAGAAGGTCACTGGCACGAACAAACCCGCCACCACCAAGGCGACCacccccgccgccgccgccaccgccaccACAGCCA GTAGCCACGGCAACCACATCAAAGCAGACGCCAGCCTGTTCTTcaccctcctgctcctcctcaccctcaccaGGGCATCTTCATGA